The following DNA comes from Peromyscus leucopus breed LL Stock chromosome 2, UCI_PerLeu_2.1, whole genome shotgun sequence.
gGGTTAAAGACATGctgcaccatgcctggcatatGCCTGGTTTCTGTCAGTTCTGAAGATCAGCAGTGTTTCTGTTTCATAGGAAAGGAAACCAAAGGTAGAGAAAATAAAGATTCTTGTTAAGGCTACAAAACTAGGGTTCAGCCacgatttttcttcttctgaagccCCTGGACTCTGAGGAAATCATCTCTGAAGCCTCTAGCCCAGACAGGCTGTGTGTATGAAAGTGGTGTAAGTTTCCCCGCTGGGCACAGGCACTGAAACTCCCAGGCACCACTGTGCTCCCTGGAGCTCTCAACTTCCTCATGACTGTGTTCTTATCTCACAGGAGCAATGAAGTCTGGGTCCTTGACCTGGAGCAGTGGGCGTGGTCCAAGCCGAACATCTCTGGCCCCAGTCCTCATCCACGAGGTGGCCAGTCCCAGGTGCTAAAGAGTTTAACTATTGAGCAAGCACTGTAGTTAGTTAGTATCTTCATGGGAATGAGATGAGGTACTCTGTGCAGTAAACCAAagagaattttctctttttcttttcttttcttttttcttttttctttctttttttttttctttttctttttttttttttttttggtgctgttTGTTCTCAGCTTCTATTGCTGTATTACTTATAGTGGCCTTAGTGGGGTTTTATTTCTTAAGAgaattcttcattttctgtgattAACACTCTTGTGTTAATATTTTCTTAAGTTAGAGTATGTCTGTTCAAGGGTCATCAGTTCAAAGGGCTAGCATTGATGTGGGTTGGGTAGAGTGGGCAACTGGAAAGCTCACTGGGAGCTGGGCATGCCATTTGTGTATGTCACTGAATCATGAGTCAGATGCCTGTGTCTTTGTAGgttgattttaaatttcttcatcTTCCCAGATTGTTATAGATGATGCAACTATCCTAATCCTTGGCGGTTGTGGCGGTCCCAATGCTGTGAGTATTGCAGTGACTCTGCCTCAGCGACTGGAAACATGTTTGTCCTGCTTGTTTAGTAAGATAGAGTCCTCCTTGGGCATGCTGACTCAGAGAACACCCTCACACTTTGAGTAGATAGCTTTTGTATTTTCTGCCCTTTCCTCTGTTCTTTTTTCtgaagagtggagggagaggtaCTTTTGACCAGAAACATTGGTCTCTTACTCATTCCTCAATTCCTTCTAgctctgtttcttctttaaactACAAAGTTTGCCAATAAAGGGGGCAGTGGGGTAGAAAACAGGTGGATAACCAAAGTCCACACGGAATTTACTTGAGAATGCAGACTGAGAAAGTTAATGGATATATTATTGCTTCcctgtgtgtgcgcgcatgcacacacacacaccagttacaGTTGATGTATGGGTAACAGTTCCATGTGCCAGGACAGTCAGTGGCCATGTGTGAGTGAATGGAGGCAGGAGTCATAGATGCAGACAAAGGCAAATATGAATAGCTGAGTATTTAGGATGTCTACCCTGCAAAGCCCACACACTTTCAACCAGGTAGCACAGCTCTAAGACGATAGTTCTGTCACACAATAATAAGTCAATGTCAAACAATTGTGGGACAGCAGTTGTGTGTGTTGAAGCACATGCCCACCCTGAGTTCTGCCCTTGGGCCTTCTCTTTCAGCTGTTTAAAGATGCTTGGCTGCTGCACATGCACCCAGGTCCCTGGGCCTGGCAGCCACTCAAGGTAGAAAATGAAGACCACGGTGCCCCAGAACTGTGGTGCCATCCAGCCTGCCGGGTAAGTGGGGAATGAGTAGCCAGCAGGAAATGCCCTCaactgaaaaaccaaaataatttgtTAGACTTACAGAAGTAGAAACCAGTTTGGTGTCATGTCCTCTTTTAGTGTTTCCCATGTCCATGAGCTGCTTGGTTGGAGCACATAGGTGTATATCATTTTCCTTCTAGCTTTAAGGATCTGTTTGTCTAAGAATGTCCCCAGGTCCCTcacacagatgcccctctcccGCAGCCATGGCTGATGACAGCGCCTCACACTGTAGCAGCAATCATCCTCGTCTGCTTGCCTTTGTAGCCAAAGCCACTGTTCCTTTATCTCCACAGCTCAGGCCTACAAACAGCTGGCCTCCGTTCCCAGTGACCATGTTAGAGATAGTTGCTAGGGTGATGAGAACTGTAGGCGAGGCTGTGAGCACAGGTCCTTTGTCTTCCAGGTGGGACAGTGTGTGGTGGTCTTCAGCCAGGCTCCTAGCGGGAGAGCACCACTCAGCCCCAGTTTGAACTCTCGCCCATCACCTATCAGTGCTACTCCTCCAGCCCTGGTTCCGGAAACCCGAGAATACCGCTCCCAGTCCCCAGTGAGGAGTATGGATGAAGCTCCTTGTGTTAATGGCCGCTGGGGAACACTGAGGCCCAGGGCTCAGAGGCAGACTCCCTCGGGTTCCCGGGAAGGGAGCCTCTCCCCAGCCAGGGGAGATGGCTCTCCCATCCTCAACGGTGGAACCTTGTCTCCAGGAACAGCCGCTGTCGGGGGTGCTTCCTTAGACAGCCCTGTACAAGTGGTATCTCCAGGCACCCCATCTGCCTCTGAAGGATATGACCTAAAAATGGGACTTTCTCTAGCCCCCCGACGAGGGTCTCTGCCAGATCAGAAGGACCTGAGGTTAAGTTCCATTGATCTGAATTGGGACCTGAAGTCCACTTCCAATAGCAGTCATGTGGATGGTCCCGACAGCAGGACAGTTGCAGGGAGTGTGAGACACCCTCCAGAACAGACCAATGGTGTTCACACCCCACCACATGTGGCCAGTGCCCTTGCAGGGGCTGTATCCCCCAGTGCCCTGCGTCGGAGTTTGGAAGCCATCAAAGCGATGTCATCCAAAGGCCCCTCAGCCTCGGCCGCACTAAGTCCTCCTCTTGGGTCTTCTCCAAGCTCCCCTGGGAGTCAGAACCTGAGCAGTGGAGAAACAGTACCCATTCCCCGCCCAGGACCAGCCCAGGGAGATGGTCATTCCTTACCCCCCATTGCCCGACGCCTGGGCCACCACCCTCCACAATCCCTCAATGTTGGCAAACCCTTGTACCAGAGTATGAACTGCAAGCCCATGCAGATGTATGTGCTGGACATTAAAGACACCAAGGAGAAAGGCCGGGTCAAATGGAAAGTATTTACTAGCAGTTCTGTGGTCGGACCTCCCGAAACCAGCCTGCACACAGTGGTACAGGGCCGAGGAGAGCTTATCATATTTGGAGGGCTCATGGACAAGAAGCAGAATGTGAAGTACTATCCAAAAACAAACGCCTTGTACTTTGTGCGAGCAAAGAGATAATGTGTTCAAAGTCCTTTCCTTTTTGTGGCTTTTCATTTGGAATTTCCAGTGTACAAGCATTTGGACTGAGACTTGGGAAAACAATATGCTCCCACAAACCAAAACTCCAATTCCACGCCTAACTCACTCCAGGCTGGGGTCAAATCTCCATTAAGGaaaagattatatataaatatatacagatatattctATAGCCAACTCTGTTTACAAATAAAGGTGAGATCTCCACCGTCCTGGTTCAGATCAGCTGTTGCTGTCTTAGCGGAGGCTGTGCTGGCCTTTTCTACTCTGAGATAACCGGACCAGGAAGTAAGGGACAGACTAACAACAGTAACTTCCCACAAGAAGCAAGCTGAAGAGCCCTGTGATCTTTCTGTGGCCTTCTCAGACAGGACCCCAAGGAAGAGGCTTCAGACGCTGTGCTGCAGGATCAGAGTCCCTTACAGAACACAGTTCTTCCCTGTCCTGTTTAGACCACAGAGGACCTGTGACGGTTCTGAAAAAGCAGCCTGTGCCTGGTCCCTTCTGTGATCCAGAGACGTCACCCAACAAGAAATAACACTGTTACCTGTATGCTGGCGTCACGGTGAAACAATGTTTATAGAGCcgccatccgtccgtccgtctgtctgcctccttcctgtccGTTATCTTTTGAGTTCTCCCTATATGTCTCAGCAAACATGCAGTGTCTGATTATGGGATTTTCTGACAATCGTGTTTGGTTGCAAGTTGccaaaaaacattattttccttttagaattggGTCCTCAGGGGCCTCTTTTCTGTCTGTAGGCTGCTCCCCTGTCCTTTggtggtttgctttggtttgggatgttttactttttgttttgttttgggcatttgaccttttttaaaaagcatctgttGCTCCTGCTTCTCTTACAAAGTTCCAGTGTCTATAGAGTCTGATGCTCTCGAGCCTTCCATCGCCAGGGGCCAGTATCCACCGCAGTGTCGGggcacacccctgtaatcctCACACtcgggcagaggcaggatgatagGGCTAGCCTGGGtcatatgagaccctgtctcaacagaacaaagtaaaattaaaatgccagtaccgttttttgttttttgtttttttttaaatctctgaagcATCAAAAGacacctcttcctcccccctcccactccactcccccaaggcagggtctcactatgtagctcacagagatcctcctgcctctgcctcccaagtgctttgaggaaaggcatgtgccaccaggcctagcTCAGAAgattgctttttctgtttcttttatctcCACATTACACTGGGCACACCCATCCCTATTAGTAGAATGTAGAAGTTGATCCTAAAAGGGAATCTGGCAACAGTTCCTTCCAGAAAGGGTCCCACTGTGACACACCTTCTGCTGTGCTGTTGACAAGTGGCTGGTTTGAGAACCATGTCCTTGACCTTGGAGATCCCTcatgttgtctttttcttttgtccttcaaACAGGGCTTTGGTTTGTACTTTCACTCATTTCCTAGATAAAGTACAGGCACCCAGGAGAGTGTTGATTTTGTTCAGAAGACGACACTGGAAATTACTAGTCTTTAAACCATAGCCTGGACATAGGAGATATCAAAATAGGAGTATTTTAAATGGCTGTGCAACTATGGATTTGGGTGGTTTCTCATCAGTGGTAAAGGATTTtcattttgcctttaaaaccAAAATTGAAACTACAAAAAAGTGTGttccccagcccctctctctccctttctcttgtcTCCCAGGCACAAGGCCACTGCTGCTGGCCCAGGTCCTGGCTCACAGCCAGCGTTCTGCCTGTCGGACAAGTGTCTCCTGCTTCATGCTCGGGCCTCTCTTCGCCATTAACTTTGCTCTGATGGTCCTGGCAGGAAAGTCTCCCTGTGGAAGCCCAGGGAAGGGCCGGCTCTCAAGGAGAGGCATGTGCTCTGGAGCTGCTCCCGGAACACCCCTGtgcctacttcctgtgtcccaCCGCCCCAGCTCCCTGCCCTGTTGCTTCCTCCAGTCCTTTGGCCAAGACTGTTTGATCCTGTGGGGCCCTGACTTAGAGGCAAGGCCAGCGGATGAGCAGCCAGGCATCGCTGCCCCTGGCTGTGGTATGCTTGCACGTGGACAGTGCCTGTGGACTTGCTTTCTACTTAAACATCAATAGTCAGACACTTGGAAGTTCAGAAGCTCCACTTCGTAGTCTTTCTGTTTCCCTTGTGGCCTTCCGAAGCTGGCTGTCAGCTGGTGACTCTTCTGCTTTTCCCAAGTAGGCAGACAACAGAAACATTAACCTCTTAGAACTCCGGGTCCTGGGGCTGCCCTCACTGCCCAGAGCCAGGTGTCTACAGTCCCTCCAGAGAAAACAACGAGCCTCGCCTGCACACAGCAGGGTAGGACTTGGTGGTCCCTGAGCACTGTGGATGTGTGCTGTGGGAAAGTGACTCGGCAGTGAAGATGGTGGGCTCCTCAGCCGCGTGAGACTGGATGTGGCAGAACTTCCAGTGTCTCCACAGAGGTCAGCGTTCCCACAGCACTGTCAGTTCAGATTTAACCACAACTCCTTTTGTTGACACGATACCAATTTTGTCTTAAAATTCGCTGAGAGACATGagacaaaatattttgtttgaacCCTCAGGAGCACCTAAAGCAAATATTTATCagtatttaagtatttaaaaatacatcttgtTTCTACTTGAAGCTTTAACCCTTTCCATTCCTGCAAGTGTGCCTTTGAGAGCCCTTGGTCATATTAACTTCAGTTATTTTGCTGGCCTCGTGTGAGCGTTCTGGGCACTGCTCTGCTCCTGCACAGAGCTTCCTGTTCATTATCCCACACCATGCAGCAGAGAGCATTCGTTTTCATTCCCctgtctgcctttcttcctcgATTGGGGTGAACAGGTCACAACCCCATCTCCCCCCACATTGTGGGAGCGCCAATAAGGTATAGAAACAAACGTCAACTTTGTTTAAGATAATGCTGGGGCGtgctctcctcccagccctctgTGGCTCGATTGATTTTAATGTTTGAGCTGTAGCAAGAACTGAAGCCAGGAACTGTGGAAGAGCGCCTTGGAGCTCCTTAAAAtgcaggagaggagaagaaggggcaTGGCAGGAAGGCTCAGCTGTGAAGGACAGAAAGTCACCAACAGCGGAACAAGGGGGCCTCCTTCCTCTACCACTCTTTCTAGGtttattctctttgctttttccCTCTTCGAAGTGAATCACTGCTtggtctgtccatctgtctgtccttgtCCGCATGGTGACGGACTCTGTGTTATCTATAGTCTCACCAGCGCAGAGGACGGTGGGAAGATCTGAAGGGTCCAGGGCCAGGAAGCCTGGCCTCAGTACTTCATAAGGCATGACCTGCTGTCACCAGCAGGTGACACCACCGTCCTTGTGAATGAAAGCCAGCCTCATCGGCTCCACTGTGCTGGCTCTGCTCGCCTGCCCCCTCCTACCAACCAGGGCTCATGTCAGTGTGCACCCACCGTGCCCTGGCGAAGCTGGTGCTGTGAGTGATGTTTCCCATACAACTCAGGGGTGCCGGGTGGCTCGCCCTGATAGTCATTGTAGGCACATCACAGTGTAGGAATGAAAATGGAACCCATGGATATTTAAATCTGTCAATCtcatttttgttaatgttttccCCTGATGACTTTTTAGCagtttaacaaataaaacaaaaatggactGAATTGTCTTGACTGTTTTATTAGcacaggaaagaaaggggaacGGAATCCCTGGGATGGGGGGCAGTGGGAGGAAACAAGTTGGTCAGAAGGTTGTGTTTGCTGAGAGGGACTGTTGTCCCTGTCCCCACCTGAAGGAAGGACTCAGCGCTGCAGATCTTCAATCTCACCCTGAGATAGAGACCCAAGGGAAGTGAGGAGCAatatgcagaggaccaggatagCCTTTGCATCACAGTGACCTAAGCAGAGGTGGGGCAGGACCATGCTGCCTTGGCAGCTAAGGCTAGATGCCGCTGCCCCTGTTTGCTCCTCCACCCTGGGGTGCAGCTCTTAGCTAGGGGGTAGTTGTTTCCACCCTATGGGATCAGGAGGGTATACTGCAGGTGTAGAGGAGCACACCAGCATTGTGCCTGGCATATGGTAAGTTGTCATCCACGGAGACTCCTGCAGGCCCAGCCCAGTACTCCGCAGCCAGGTGACCTGTAGATGACCAGGAAGAGAGACAGGGCAGACTCACCCAGGTCACTACCTTGAGCCTATGCCTTTACCTTCTGGGAACCTGAGAAAGGTCCCTAAAAGCAGTGGGCCTGGAGCACCCATGGGTCTGGCAAGATAAGGGCACCACCTCCAAACCTAGCAGGCTGGCCACGTGACCGGGGCTTCCCCTTgctgcttctcttccctccaccccagAGGACAGCATCTCTTACCTGCATTGGCCCTTCTACAGTATTGCCaggggatgagtgtgtgtgtgtgggggggggatttcACCATTGCTGGGAGTGCTTGCATGGAGACTGATGAATTGCTGAGGAGGAAGTGACAGCTGGTTGGTTCATGCATCAGGTCAGGAATGAGCTCTTCATTCCCCTTTTGATTCTTGAAACAGCTTGGCTCTTTGGACTCAGAAGGACTTAGGAGAGGGGTTATAATGCAGGCTTTGAACCCAGATAGACTTGGAACCAGAGATGAGCTAGGACAAGCCTCACTTTGAACCTCAAGCTTTGTCAGTAAAGCGACAGTGTTGGGAAGCCATCCTCTAGCAATTGAGCTGGAACCAGGCAAGGCTTAAGCTTTTGAATGGATGTGATTTCCCAACTGGCCACTTGGGGGAGCGCTAGGAAAGGCTTTGCTGCTAGGAAAGGctttgcatctgtgtgtgctcTGTCCAACGCAGCAGGGACAGGGACAAGATGGCTTGCCCATTGTTCCTCTTTCAGAACCCTGGTTGGCCCTCCCTGACTAGCCTGCCTCAACTTCAGAGTGCCACCCCCAGGCTAACCCTTGCAGGCCCAGCACAGCCTGCCCCAGTGTTCTCTGTCCCAGCCCCCAGCTGTGGGAAACTTGGTATCTCTCTGAAGCGGGGCTCTGAGATGCAGATGCTGTCGATATACACAAAGCCAGGCTGATGCTTAAGACCTAGAAGTCCTAGCATCATCTTACCTGCCTACCCCCTGCAGGAGAAAAAGAAGGCTGCTGCAAACAAGGGCGGCATGAGCTGTTGCCTGTGGAAAGGGTGGCACTGACCCTcacccccaggcaatgggaccccCAAACAGTGGCTACACTGGAAAGTCCCACCCCGGCATGAGTAATGTACTCCCCCAAACTGTGGAGATAACATCTACCCTTTTGTTAATTTTCCTCCTATATACTGTACTTCCTGAGACCACATGCGGTTGGGGCACAATTACAATTGGGTGGGGGTGCAGGAGGGAGCGGCTGGGACCTAGGGTGAAGGTCAGACGTCACTCACCCCTCCTGTGAGGGACTATCAGCAGGCCCGTCTTTTCTATACTCATGGGTACCCTGCTTAGGCTAGTCATGGCTGTCACTATTGGCAGCCTGTTCCAGGACAATGTGATGGCCACAGTTCATCCTCTCCGGTGTGGCAGGAACGATCCCAACCTGAATCGCCAATAGGAGGAGAAAATCAGAGACGAGACCAGCACCGAAGGGCTCAGTGTATAGAGTTTCCCTGGAGCAAACTCTTTGAGAGATGGCCTCTGAGTGGACCATCATGCTTCCCTGGCATTTGAATAGGCTTCCTCCAACGCTGAACATGAGCCCCAaggctgggggagcaggagatttAAAAAAGAGGCTgggcacttgagagacagaggcaagtggatctctgagttctagaccagcctgatttacatagttccaggacagtcaggcctATGtagggagaccatgtctcaaaagaaagcaacaataacagtgggggggggggagaaatagCTGAACTAGAGTTTACCTGGAAATTACTGATTCAGGGATGAATTAAAATGAGAcaagaggtcaggcagtagtgacgcacatctttaatcccagtactcaggaggcagagggcagatggatctctgtgagttcaaggccagcctggtctacaaagtgagttccaggacagccagggctatacagaaaaaccctgtctcaaaaaacgggggggggggggggaggctattTTATTCtgatatctctctgtgtgtgtgtgtgtgtgtgtctgtgtctgtgtgtgtctgt
Coding sequences within:
- the Fbxo42 gene encoding F-box only protein 42, translating into MASSSDSEDDSFMAVDQEETVLGGTMEQDEEPHPVLEVEETRHNRSMSELPEEVLEYILSFLSPYQEHKTAALVCKQWYRLIKGVAHQCYHGFMKAVQEGNIQWESRTYPYPGTPITQRFSHSACYYDANQSMYVFGGCTQSSCNAAFNDLWRLDLNSKEWIRPLASGSYPSPKAGATLVVYKDLLVLFGGWTRPSPYPLHQPERFFDEIHTYSPSKNWWNCIVTTHGPPPMAGHSSCVIGDKMIVFGGSLGSRQMSNEVWVLDLEQWAWSKPNISGPSPHPRGGQSQIVIDDATILILGGCGGPNALFKDAWLLHMHPGPWAWQPLKVENEDHGAPELWCHPACRVGQCVVVFSQAPSGRAPLSPSLNSRPSPISATPPALVPETREYRSQSPVRSMDEAPCVNGRWGTLRPRAQRQTPSGSREGSLSPARGDGSPILNGGTLSPGTAAVGGASLDSPVQVVSPGTPSASEGYDLKMGLSLAPRRGSLPDQKDLRLSSIDLNWDLKSTSNSSHVDGPDSRTVAGSVRHPPEQTNGVHTPPHVASALAGAVSPSALRRSLEAIKAMSSKGPSASAALSPPLGSSPSSPGSQNLSSGETVPIPRPGPAQGDGHSLPPIARRLGHHPPQSLNVGKPLYQSMNCKPMQMYVLDIKDTKEKGRVKWKVFTSSSVVGPPETSLHTVVQGRGELIIFGGLMDKKQNVKYYPKTNALYFVRAKR